From the genome of Candidatus Electrothrix communis, one region includes:
- a CDS encoding DUF5714 domain-containing protein, whose amino-acid sequence MPMQWVTRLHRIEHAGMPVYIDQEKPDWFVPSTRTDELLRACQKHGNRVATLVEFCNNRHEEPDQAGRDLRRLEHLLDQGTPSPYQGRSHHLRLGPLKEIWFHITDTCNLSCVHCLFSASPSKKESMEQERLHDAIDQATALGSHLFYFTGGEPFVYPDFCRMIQYVLQQDPTHHVAVLTNGLLLQKHLAELMEMDHERIHLQVSLDGLQEEHDFLRGRNTYSRLCENLEAAVKTGLAFTISVAVNNDNVGRLDQIARQAHALGAGGLHLMYHFVRGKGTSGQFVPVVRLFSQIVKTAAVCRELGMKIDNLEAMKAQVFAVPGSRFDLTNMGWESLAVAPDGTIYPSPALIRVEELACGYLDQGLADVWKNNLVLKTIRSTSLIDAEKGQQRPLSLITGGGDPDHSWVAAHDLVGHDPYIDLYEQLALQLITDQAAQYPDQGLFRLRMGDVRHDCPDTENGSDGSVSLTHCNCLISLAEHDGHSSVREFYSAAAQQANTEIVNPFNPAAGLGNYIPEEAKEKSYGCGSPVKDAAPQKGETVADLGSGSGVECFLAAAEVGAAGQVYGIDMTDAMLELARNSKQHVVTDLGYDNIEFRKGYLEKIPLADATADVVISNCVINLSPDKRRTYLEIIRVLKPGGRLVVADVVSDEPVSAAIKNSTKYRGECLGGAMQQDDLVAMLEDCGFASVYLHKRYPYREVEGHRFYSLTYEAGKAELVGLAELAEVIDEEEDKVRCLFRGPEPTLETSTGQRLERGRITELPRWEAEQLGHQVFLLDEKGAVANIEQEACCCGVPPEGAGQNNSTGPGRSPLVRHLSGCIVCGEELIYQTNGGTEASCSFCGCKSVTPCACTAGHYVCDSCHQQEGLEVIRSVCLNSSEKDMIALMSRIRSHPSVPMHGPEHHAMVPGVILAAYRNNGGAINRDIIATGIDRGSKVPGGVCGFWGCCGAAVGVGIAASLILEATPLKADERQNSLDFTAQILTEIARMNGGRCCQRDSWLALTHVSRLSEEFFGIALPTEAVLHCDQYEQNNECIRNRCPLWKEREWKEGGWRGGPLKKGTGPILPYPFST is encoded by the coding sequence ATGCCTATGCAATGGGTTACACGACTGCACCGAATCGAACATGCCGGTATGCCGGTATACATTGATCAGGAAAAACCAGACTGGTTTGTCCCCTCCACCCGCACCGATGAGCTGCTCAGGGCCTGTCAAAAGCATGGCAATCGAGTTGCGACTCTGGTTGAGTTCTGTAACAACCGGCACGAAGAACCGGATCAGGCTGGGCGCGATCTTCGTCGATTAGAGCATCTCTTAGATCAAGGCACACCGTCGCCCTACCAGGGGCGTAGTCACCATCTGCGCCTCGGTCCTTTAAAAGAAATCTGGTTTCATATCACAGATACCTGCAATCTTTCCTGTGTCCATTGCCTTTTTTCCGCCTCTCCGAGCAAAAAGGAAAGCATGGAGCAGGAACGCCTTCATGATGCCATTGATCAGGCCACCGCGCTGGGCAGTCATCTGTTTTATTTTACCGGCGGTGAGCCCTTTGTCTATCCTGATTTTTGCCGGATGATCCAATATGTCCTGCAACAGGATCCCACTCATCATGTGGCGGTTCTGACCAATGGCCTGCTCCTCCAAAAGCATCTTGCCGAATTGATGGAAATGGATCATGAACGGATTCATCTCCAGGTCAGCCTGGACGGTTTACAGGAAGAACACGATTTTCTCCGGGGACGTAACACCTATAGCAGGCTTTGCGAAAATCTTGAGGCCGCTGTAAAGACGGGATTGGCCTTCACCATTTCAGTGGCTGTGAACAACGATAATGTAGGGCGGCTTGATCAAATCGCTCGTCAGGCCCATGCCTTGGGGGCAGGCGGCCTCCATCTGATGTATCATTTTGTCCGGGGCAAGGGAACAAGCGGTCAGTTTGTCCCGGTGGTTCGCCTGTTCTCTCAGATTGTCAAGACAGCTGCGGTCTGTCGGGAATTGGGGATGAAGATTGACAACCTGGAGGCTATGAAGGCCCAGGTCTTTGCCGTGCCCGGTTCCCGTTTCGATTTGACCAATATGGGCTGGGAATCCCTTGCTGTGGCCCCAGATGGGACTATCTACCCTTCTCCGGCCCTGATACGGGTGGAGGAGCTTGCCTGTGGTTATCTGGACCAAGGACTGGCTGATGTTTGGAAAAATAACCTCGTGCTGAAGACGATTCGTTCGACCAGCCTGATAGATGCCGAGAAAGGACAGCAACGTCCCTTGTCGCTCATTACCGGCGGCGGAGACCCCGATCATTCCTGGGTGGCCGCTCATGATTTGGTCGGCCATGATCCTTATATTGACCTGTACGAACAGCTGGCCTTGCAGCTCATTACGGATCAGGCAGCACAATATCCTGATCAGGGCCTGTTTCGGCTGCGTATGGGCGATGTACGCCATGACTGTCCAGACACAGAAAACGGCTCTGATGGCTCTGTCAGTCTCACCCATTGTAATTGTCTGATTTCCCTGGCTGAACATGATGGTCATTCCTCTGTGCGGGAATTTTACAGTGCTGCTGCCCAGCAGGCTAATACAGAAATTGTTAACCCCTTTAATCCGGCTGCGGGTCTGGGTAATTATATTCCTGAAGAGGCGAAAGAAAAATCTTACGGTTGCGGAAGTCCGGTCAAAGATGCCGCACCTCAAAAGGGCGAAACTGTGGCGGACCTGGGCTCGGGCAGCGGGGTGGAATGCTTTCTTGCGGCAGCTGAGGTCGGGGCAGCCGGGCAGGTGTACGGCATTGATATGACCGATGCCATGCTGGAGCTCGCCCGAAACTCGAAACAGCATGTGGTGACGGACCTGGGCTATGATAATATCGAGTTTCGCAAAGGCTATCTGGAAAAAATCCCACTGGCCGATGCAACAGCGGACGTGGTTATTTCCAACTGCGTGATCAATCTTAGCCCGGATAAGCGCAGAACCTATCTGGAGATCATACGGGTCCTTAAGCCGGGTGGGCGGCTGGTGGTTGCTGATGTGGTCAGTGATGAACCGGTCAGCGCGGCCATCAAGAACAGCACCAAGTACCGGGGCGAGTGCCTAGGCGGGGCCATGCAGCAGGATGATCTTGTGGCCATGCTGGAGGATTGCGGGTTTGCCTCGGTCTATCTCCATAAACGCTATCCGTATCGGGAAGTTGAAGGGCATCGTTTTTATTCCTTGACCTATGAGGCGGGTAAAGCAGAGTTGGTGGGCTTGGCGGAGTTGGCTGAAGTTATTGACGAGGAAGAAGACAAGGTTCGTTGTCTTTTTCGAGGACCTGAGCCTACGTTAGAAACATCAACGGGTCAGCGTCTGGAGCGCGGGCGCATCACCGAACTCCCCCGTTGGGAAGCAGAGCAGCTTGGCCATCAGGTGTTCCTTCTTGATGAGAAAGGAGCTGTTGCCAATATTGAGCAGGAGGCTTGCTGTTGCGGTGTGCCTCCGGAAGGGGCTGGACAAAATAATTCAACCGGACCCGGAAGAAGTCCCCTTGTCCGTCATCTCAGCGGTTGCATAGTCTGCGGAGAGGAGCTGATCTATCAGACCAACGGCGGTACAGAGGCAAGCTGCTCTTTCTGCGGTTGCAAGTCCGTCACCCCTTGTGCCTGCACAGCCGGGCATTATGTCTGCGATAGCTGCCACCAGCAGGAAGGTCTGGAGGTCATCCGTTCGGTGTGTCTGAATAGCTCAGAAAAAGATATGATTGCCCTGATGAGCCGTATCCGCAGTCATCCCTCAGTTCCCATGCACGGGCCGGAACACCATGCGATGGTTCCCGGTGTGATTCTGGCTGCCTATCGCAATAACGGCGGGGCAATTAACCGGGATATTATTGCCACCGGGATTGATCGGGGCAGTAAGGTGCCCGGAGGGGTATGCGGGTTTTGGGGCTGCTGCGGTGCGGCTGTCGGTGTGGGTATTGCCGCTTCTCTGATTTTAGAGGCAACCCCATTGAAAGCGGATGAGCGTCAGAACTCCTTGGATTTTACCGCTCAGATCCTGACGGAGATTGCCCGAATGAACGGGGGGCGGTGCTGTCAGCGTGATTCTTGGCTGGCCCTGACCCATGTTTCCCGGCTCTCTGAGGAGTTTTTTGGTATCGCTCTGCCAACAGAGGCCGTCCTTCACTGTGACCAGTACGAGCAGAACAACGAGTGTATACGCAACCGCTGTCCGCTCTGGAAGGAGCGGGAGTGGAAAGAAGGAGGCTGGAGAGGAGGTCCGCTCAAGAAGGGCACCGGACCGATCCTTCCTTATCCCTTTTCAACATAA
- a CDS encoding MoxR family ATPase: MNPSIETSPIPQPPLEQHNTLDVAPEQSVQEINKAVQNSSAWVGLLKREMEKNIIGQERLVERLLIGLLSGGHILLEGLPGLAKTLAVKTLAAAVSTDFRRIQFTPDMLPADIMGTEIYNPQNTSFEVKQGPIFSSIILADEINRAPSKVQSALLEAMQEKQVTIGETTFSLPELFLVLATQNPIEQEGTYPLPEAQVDRFMLKVVVDYPTREQERKILDLVEHTDSKMQVQPLISPEDILTARKVVDTIYLDDRIKEYIVDLVFATRDAGSISPELKDYIETGASPRATINLKAAARALAYLNGRGYVIPDDIKNCAPDIMRHRLRISYEAEAEGVTSEDIIQRLLDTVPVP, encoded by the coding sequence ATGAACCCATCCATTGAGACCTCACCTATTCCCCAGCCTCCGCTGGAACAACACAATACGCTGGATGTCGCCCCAGAACAATCTGTCCAGGAAATCAACAAGGCTGTCCAGAACAGTTCGGCCTGGGTCGGCCTGCTGAAACGGGAAATGGAAAAAAACATTATCGGCCAAGAGCGGCTGGTGGAACGCCTGCTCATCGGCTTACTTTCCGGTGGTCATATTCTGCTGGAAGGGTTGCCCGGTCTGGCCAAGACCCTGGCGGTGAAGACCTTGGCCGCTGCCGTGTCCACGGATTTCCGCCGCATCCAGTTCACCCCGGACATGCTGCCAGCAGACATCATGGGCACCGAGATCTATAATCCGCAAAACACCTCTTTTGAGGTCAAACAGGGACCGATCTTCTCCTCCATCATCCTGGCCGATGAAATCAACCGGGCCCCGTCCAAGGTGCAGTCCGCTCTGCTGGAGGCCATGCAAGAGAAACAGGTCACCATCGGAGAAACCACTTTTTCCCTACCCGAGCTGTTCCTGGTTCTGGCAACCCAAAACCCCATTGAGCAGGAAGGCACCTATCCCCTGCCTGAAGCCCAGGTGGATCGTTTTATGCTTAAGGTGGTGGTGGATTATCCCACCCGCGAGCAGGAACGAAAAATCCTCGACCTGGTGGAGCATACCGACTCCAAGATGCAGGTGCAGCCGCTTATTTCCCCAGAGGATATCCTGACGGCCCGTAAGGTGGTGGATACCATTTATCTGGATGACCGGATCAAGGAATACATTGTGGATCTGGTCTTTGCCACCCGTGATGCGGGCAGCATCAGCCCGGAACTGAAAGATTATATCGAAACAGGAGCCTCGCCCAGGGCCACCATCAACCTGAAGGCGGCTGCTCGAGCCTTGGCTTACCTCAACGGTCGCGGCTATGTCATCCCGGATGATATCAAGAACTGCGCCCCGGATATAATGCGCCATCGTCTGCGGATCAGCTATGAGGCTGAGGCTGAAGGGGTGACTAGCGAGGATATTATTCAGCGGTTGCTGGATACGGTGCCGGTGCCGTAA
- a CDS encoding DUF58 domain-containing protein has product MEKAITKEILRKVRRIEVRTRRMVDNSLAGSYHSVFKGQGMNFDEVREYVPGDEIRSIDWNVTARTGVPHVKKFTEERELTIMLMIDISGSGGFGSGDQSKREMMAELGSVLAFSAVRNNDKVGLILFSDFVELFIPPDKGRKHILRVIREILFFQPKNKGTDISEALNFVNRVAKRKCVTFLLSDFCLPGDFDDSLAALRPKLLVTGRRHDLITVSVTDPREQELPDVGHITLEDAETGEQLVLNTADPQTRQAYAHLALDRAERFAHTVRSAGLDLLQLSTDKPYIMPLMGFFKARERRMGR; this is encoded by the coding sequence ATGGAAAAAGCAATAACCAAAGAAATCCTGAGGAAAGTCCGCCGCATTGAAGTGCGGACCCGGCGCATGGTGGATAACTCCCTGGCCGGGAGCTACCACTCGGTCTTCAAGGGCCAGGGCATGAACTTCGACGAGGTCCGGGAATATGTGCCCGGCGATGAGATCCGCAGCATTGACTGGAACGTCACGGCCCGCACCGGGGTGCCCCACGTCAAGAAATTCACCGAAGAGCGGGAACTGACCATCATGCTGATGATCGACATCAGCGGCTCAGGCGGATTCGGCTCAGGGGACCAGTCCAAGCGGGAGATGATGGCCGAACTGGGCTCAGTTCTGGCCTTTTCCGCTGTGCGCAATAACGACAAGGTGGGCCTGATCCTGTTTTCCGATTTTGTTGAACTCTTCATCCCGCCGGATAAAGGGCGCAAGCATATCCTCCGGGTTATCCGGGAGATCCTCTTTTTTCAGCCCAAGAATAAAGGCACTGATATCTCCGAGGCCCTGAATTTTGTCAACCGGGTCGCCAAGAGAAAATGCGTGACCTTTCTCCTCTCTGATTTCTGCCTGCCCGGCGATTTTGACGATTCGCTGGCAGCACTCCGCCCCAAGTTACTGGTCACCGGACGCCGTCATGACCTGATCACGGTCTCTGTCACCGACCCAAGAGAGCAGGAGCTGCCTGATGTCGGCCATATCACCCTGGAAGACGCGGAAACCGGGGAGCAGCTGGTGCTCAACACAGCTGATCCGCAGACCCGACAGGCCTATGCCCATCTGGCCCTTGATCGGGCCGAACGTTTTGCCCATACCGTGCGCAGTGCTGGCCTTGACCTGCTCCAGCTCTCTACAGATAAACCTTATATCATGCCGTTGATGGGATTTTTTAAGGCGCGGGAAAGGAGGATGGGCCGATGA